A genomic window from Lotus japonicus ecotype B-129 chromosome 1, LjGifu_v1.2 includes:
- the LOC130734447 gene encoding protein phosphatase 2C 51-like — protein MKNPKRHPSESSLRRVTSEETVTGLKNAHRRRLKIRRMKYSCQAKINAGDGDFPPSGKERREIHESVQISLSLANSSSSSSSEEDRERKRDDGVLPYGSVSVVGSRKEMEDAVSVETGCVTKCDYFAVFDGHGGAQVAEACRERLYRLVAEEVERCGNGVEEVDWEEVMEGCFRNMDGEVAGNAALRTVGSTAVVAVVAAAEVVIANCGDCRAVLGRGGEAVDLSSDHKPDRPDELMRIEEAGGKVINWNGQRVLGVLATSRSIGDQYLRPYVISKPEVTVTKRSSKDEFLILASDGLWDVISSEMACQVVRKCLNGQIRRICNENQSRASEAATLLAEIALAKGSRDNTSVIVIELRGTVT, from the exons ATGAAGAACCCAAAACGACACCCGTCGGAATCCTCTCTCCGGCGAGTGACCTCTGAGGAGACCGTGACGGGGTTGAAGAATGCTCACCGGAGGAGGCTGAAAATTCGGCGAATGAAGTACAGCTGCCAGGCGAAGATCAACGCCGGCGACGGAGATTTTCCTCCGTCGGGGAAGGAGCGGAGGGAGATTCATGAGTCTGTGCAGATATCACTGTCCCTGGCGAACTCTTCGTCGTCATCATCATCGGAGGAGGATCGGGAGCGGAAGCGAGACGACGGCGTTTTGCCGTACGGTTCGGTTTCGGTGGTGGGGAGCAGGAAGGAGATGGAGGACGCGGTGAGCGTGGAGACAGGGTGCGTGACGAAGTGCGACTACTTCGCTGTTTTTGACGGTCACGGCGGAGCTCAGGTGGCGGAGGCGTGCCGGGAGCGGCTGTATCGGCTTGTGGCGGAGGAGGTTGAGAGGTGCGGGAATGGGGTGGAGGAGGTGGACTGGGAGGAAGTGATGGAAGGGTGTTTTCGTAATATGGACGGTGAGGTGGCGGGTAATGCGGCGTTGAGGACGGTGGGTTCCACGGCGGTTGTCGCCGTTGTTGCAGCGGCGGAGGTTGTCATCGCTAATTGCGGTGATTGTAGAGCGGTGTTAGGCAGAGGAGGTGAAGCTGTGGATTTGTCTAGTGATCATAAG CCCGACAGGCCTGATGAGTTGATGCGAATCGAGGAAGCTGGTGGAAAGGTCATAAACTGGAATGGCCAGCGTGTTCTAGGTGTTCTTGCCACTTCCCGATCTATAG GGGATCAGTACCTTCGACCCTATGTAATATCGAAACCGGAAGTGACAGTGACAAAGAGAAGCAGCAAGGATGAGTTTCTGATACTAGCAAGTGATGGCTTGTGGGATGTGATCTCAAGTGAAATGGCGTGCCAGGTTGTGAGAAAATGCCTCAACGGGCAGATTAGGAGAATTTGTAATGAGAATCAAAGTCGTGCTTCTGAGGCTGCAACTCTTTTGGCTGAGATAGCATTGGCAAAGGGAAGCAGGGATAACACCAGTGTCATTGTAATTGAGCTGAGAGGGACTGTAACATAG